One part of the Coffea eugenioides isolate CCC68of chromosome 10, Ceug_1.0, whole genome shotgun sequence genome encodes these proteins:
- the LOC113749082 gene encoding HMG1/2-like protein isoform X1, with protein sequence MKGGKSKADSRNPDSKLSVKKRKQKREKKAKDPNKPKRPPSAFFVFMEEFRKQFKEENPNNKLVAVVGKAAGDKWKSFTDEEKAPYVAKAEKRKQDYERQMQAYNRRLEGGHGEEGSDKSKSEVNDDDEEGSGEEEEDDE encoded by the exons ATGAAAGGTGGTAAATCCAAAGCTGATTCCCGAAATCCAGACAGCAA GCTTTCTGTGAAAAAGAGGAAGCAGAAGAGGGAAAAGAAGGCAAAGGATCCTAACAAACCTAAGAGGCCTCCTAGCGCCTTCTTCGTTTTTAT GGAAGAGTTCAGAAAGCAATTCAAAGAAGAAAATCCAAACAACAAATTAGTTGCTGTT GTTGGTAAAGCTGCTGGAGATAAATGGAAGTCCTTCACCGATGAG GAAAAAGCTCCCTATGTTGCCAAGGCAGAGAAGCGAAAGCAGGATTATGAACGACAAATGCAGGCGTACAACAGGAGATTG GAGGGTGGTCACGGGGAAGAGGGGTCTGATAAGTCAAAGTCTGAGGTTAATGATGACGATGAGGAAGGCAGTGGAGAG gaggaagaagatgatgaatga
- the LOC113750225 gene encoding glycosyltransferase family 92 protein At1g27200, with amino-acid sequence MTHPRGYRHDDGQYLCSFPNSDISPATPAGVLHFPDRATFKCVLPERSRRRLPFPRPVLTKNRAPPPQRSSPAPEMLRWTYVAYDSLTTEDDVVVFAKGLNHRQGINREPSEFKCVFYRGDDVANGVRTAVTNSMQEVFRCQRPSELNASIKVTLETVLDKRVLPSVAYYNPPRKLAAKSSGRALLCACTMVYNVAKFLKEWVVYHSKIGVQRFLLYDNGSDDNLKDVVEELVRQGYDVNTYFWYWPKAQEAGFSHSAVYAKDSCTWTAYIDVDEFIYSPSWFNSSSPSSSMLHSLLTSILTSNAEELASLSLGQVHIGCHEFGPSNRTEHPAEGVMQGYNCRKQLENRHKSIVLLDAVDNSLLNVIHHFSLKPGYWPRKLSIREALVNHYKFQAWPEFKTKFRRRVSAYVVDWTQQVNPGSNDRTPGLGFSAVEPQGWPGKFCEVLDNGLKDLTRKWFALEVASSSSSSEVHNNYKMAWQR; translated from the exons ATGACCCATCCTCGCGGATACCGACACGACGACGGCCAATACCTGTGCTCGTTTCCCAACAGCGATATCTCGCCGGCCACTCCGGCCGGCGTCCTGCATTTCCCTGACAGGGCGACGTTCAAGTGCGTCCTCCCAGAAAGGAGTCGTCGGAGATTGCCGTTCCCGAGGCCGGTGCTGACGAAGAACCGCGCACCACCGCCGCAGAGGAGTTCTCCGGCCCCGGAAATGCTCCGGTGGACCTACGTGGCGTATGATTCCCTGACGACGGAGGACGATGTGGTGGTGTTCGCGAAGGGGCTGAATCACAGGCAAGGAATAAACCGTGAGCCGTCGGAATTTAAGTGCGTGTTCTATCGGGGCGATGACGTGGCAAACGGGGTGAGAACTGCCGTTACGAATTCCATGCAGGAAGTGTTCCGTTGTCAACGACCCTCCGAACTAAACGCATC AATCAAAGTTACCCTGGAAACCGTCCTGGATAAGCGGGTTCTCCCCAGCGTCGCCTACTATAACCCCCCGCGCAAGCTAGCTGCGAAGAGCAGCGGGAGGGCGCTACTGTGCGCCTGCACCATGGTCTACAACGTGGCCAAGTTCTTGAAAGAATGGGTCGTCTATCATTCCAAAATTGGGGTGCAAAGGTTCCTGCTCTACGATAACGGCAGCGACGACAACTTGAAAGACGTGGTGGAAGAGCTGGTGAGACAAGGTTACGATGTAAACACCTACTTTTGGTATTGGCCCAAGGCGCAGGAGGCCGGTTTTTCCCACAGCGCCGTTTATGCTAAGGATTCTTGTACCTGGACGGCTTACATTGATGTGGACGAGTTCATTTATTCTCCTTCCTGGTTCAATTCGTCAAGCCCATCAAGCTCCATGTTGCATTCCCTACTCAC atcAATATTAACGTCCAACGCCGAAGAATTAGCATCATTGTCATTAGGGCAAGTTCACATCGGGTGTCACGAATTCGGGCCGTCGAACCGGACGGAACATCCTGCAGAGGGAGTGATGCAAGGGTACAATTGCAGAAAGCAGCTCGAAAACAGGCACAAGTCTATAGTGTTATTAGATGCAGTGGACAATTCTTTGTTGAACGTGATACACCATTTTAGTTTGAAGCCCGGGTACTGGCCTAGGAAGTTGAGCATTCGGGAAGCGTTGGTGAATCACTATAAATTCCAGGCGTGGCCGGAGTTCAAGACCAAGTTTAGAAGACGGGTTTCGGCTTACGTGGTGGACTGGACGCAACAGGTGAACCCTGGTTCCAATGATAGAACCCCGGGGCTAGGGTTTTCAGCCGTTGAACCTCAGGGTTGGCCTGGAAAGTTTTGTGAGGTGCTTGATAACGGCTTGAAAGACCTCACCCGGAAATGGTTCGCACTCGAAGTTgcatcctcctcctcctcctccgagGTTCACAACAACTACAAGATGGCTTGGCAAAGGTGA
- the LOC113749082 gene encoding high mobility group B protein 2-like isoform X2, producing the protein MGCREEFRKQFKEENPNNKLVAVVGKAAGDKWKSFTDEEKAPYVAKAEKRKQDYERQMQAYNRRLEGGHGEEGSDKSKSEVNDDDEEGSGEEEEDDE; encoded by the exons ATGGGTTGCAGGGAAGAGTTCAGAAAGCAATTCAAAGAAGAAAATCCAAACAACAAATTAGTTGCTGTT GTTGGTAAAGCTGCTGGAGATAAATGGAAGTCCTTCACCGATGAG GAAAAAGCTCCCTATGTTGCCAAGGCAGAGAAGCGAAAGCAGGATTATGAACGACAAATGCAGGCGTACAACAGGAGATTG GAGGGTGGTCACGGGGAAGAGGGGTCTGATAAGTCAAAGTCTGAGGTTAATGATGACGATGAGGAAGGCAGTGGAGAG gaggaagaagatgatgaatga
- the LOC113749461 gene encoding uncharacterized protein LOC113749461 produces the protein MGKAAVTTTRRATIAKAAKTATPPPEPGPEPEPPAQLVVEMKRKKKKGRPSLLDLQKRQQQQQQQQQKTLTPPPAPPPPNHNSTHTRRSTRRNPTNYNSPSSEFFNNDDDDDDDERQQKKVKLVVRLPQSTQQHFHNSASAADSGADDPDDHQASPRKRMINAVDRRSNDVVFDQGEKALKATDTVHGSSLDIGPTTPLPDKKMLVFVLDRLQKKDTYGAFSEPADPNELPDYHEIIEHPMDFWTLRKKLDAGSYSNLEELEADVLLLCSNAMQYNAPDTIYFRQARSIRELAKRDFENLRNEGDNGEPQPKVIRRGRPPSKNLKKPLESSPVDRVGHELSSGATLASAEDKAIGSNGYNLRKGPAFYRFRSNDAFGTSFRSRNGENYSDWLVDWNSEFPASILRADMKYGKKHFSAVDENRRDTYKQFHPSTSSSNESYLWNSFGDMKRLLPVGLHLEPQAYARSLARYAANLGPVAWNVASRKLKTALPDGLAFGPGWVEENDAPQQLLSAEKLKQANGLVHDRDPSRPVTPSSSRLSTAVAHRPSPEMAEAVRRLNCQNELAEQAGGSPWATAGGGSPWATAGAIFQAQHKSLFHPNRNGFSSMFGCDPSSQVGLARQTIQAGQSGLEGCSISDQMLGVLSTGDVSSLRPVYQGNSEEIKLSENRGTSQRGNLLGQASDSHVPSEVGMTARCLQAQHRQPLAVPPDLNVRVQASASPSSSLQIGSPQQPDLALQL, from the exons ATGGGTAAGGCTGCGGTAACAACAACGAGAAGAGCAACAATAGCAAAAGCAGCAAAAACAGCCACGCCACCACCGGAACCGGGACCGGAACCGGAACCGCCGGCCCAATTAGTAGTAGAGATGAAGcgcaagaagaagaaaggccGACCCTCTCTTTTAGATCTCCAAAAGCGTcaacagcagcagcaacaacaacaacaaaaaaccCTAACCCCTCCCCCTGCCCCTCCTCCTCCCAATCACAATTCCACCCATACCCGTCGATCCACTCGCCGGAACCCCACCAATTACAATTCCCCCTCCTCCGAGTTCTTTAACAACGACGACGACGACGATGACGACGAAAGGCAGCAGAAGAAAGTCAAGCTTGTTGTGCGTCTCCCCCAATCCACCCAACAGCATTTTCATAATTCTGCCTCCGCTGCTGATTCCGGTGCTGACGACCCAGACGATCACCAAGCCTCTCCCAGGAAACGTATGATCAATGCCGTTGATCGTAGATCTAACGACGTCGTTTTCGATCAG GGGGAAAAGGCTTTGAAAGCGACGGACACTGTTCATG GGTCATCTCTGGACATTGGGCCCACCACACCTTTGCCAGATAAAAAGATGTTGGTGTTCGTCCTTGACAGACTTCAAAA GAAGGACACTTACGGAGCATTCTCAGAGCCTGCGGATCCAAATGAG CTTCCTGATTATCATGAAATCATTGAACATCCAATGGATTTTTGGACTCTACGGAAGAAACTTGATGCTGGATCTTATTCGAATTTGGAAGAACTGGAG GCTGATGTGTTGTTGTTATGTTCAAATGCAATGCAGTACAATGCACCTGATACAATTTACTTTCGGCAG GCTCGGTCCATACGAGAGCTGGCGAAACGGGACTTTGAGAATCTGAGGAATGAAGGTGATAATGGTGAACCACAGCCCAAAGTCATTCGAAGGGGACGACCCCcaagcaaaaatttgaaaaagccTCTTGAGAGTTCACCTGTTGATCGTGTTGGTCATGAGCTCTCCTCAGGTGCAACTCTTGCTAGTGCGGAAGATAAAGCAATTGGATCTAATGGTTACAATCTAAGAAAGGGACCTGCGTTTTATAGGTTTCGTTCTAATGATGCATTTGGCACTTCCTTTCGCTCACGCAATGGTGAAAATTATTCTGACTGGTTGGTTGATTGGAATAGTGAATTTCCAG CATCTATTCTAAGGGCAGACATGAAGTACGGAAAGAAACATTTCTCTGCAGTGGATGAGAACAGGCGTGATACCTACAAGCAATTCCACCCTTCAACTTCCAGTAGCAATGAATCTTATTTGTGGAATTCTTTTGGAGATATGAAGCGGTTACTGCCG GTAGGTCTTCACTTGGAGCCACAAGCTTATGCACGAAGCCTGGCAAGATATGCTGCAAATCTTGGGCCTGTAGCATGGAATgttgcctctagaaaattgaagactGCTCTGCCTGATGGACTGGCCTTTGGTCCTGGGTGGGTGGAAGAAAATGACGCACCACAGCAGCTGTTGTCAGCTGAGAAGCTGAAACAAGCAAATGGATTGGTACATGACCGTGATCCAAGCAGACCAGTAACACCGTCTTCTTCTCGTTTAAGTACTGCTGTAGCACACAGGCCATCTCCAGAAATGGCTGAAGCTGTTAGGAGATTGAATTGTCAGAATGAGCTAGCCGAACAGGCTGGTGGCTCTCCTTGGGCAACAGCGGGAGGTGGCTCTCCTTGGGCAACAGCGGGAGCCATCTTCCAGGCTCAGCATAAATCACTGTTTCACCCCAACCGAAATGGTTTCAGTAGCATGTTTGGGTGTGACCCATCCTCTCAAGTGGGATTAGCAAGACAAACCATACAAGCTGGACAGTCTGGGTTGGAAGGATGCTCAATATCTGATCAAATGCTTGGCGTGTTATCCACAGGGGATGTTTCGTCCCTTCGTCCAGTATACCAAGGGAATTCAGAAGAAATCAAATTGTCAGAAAACCGGGGTACATCTCAGCGTGGGAACCTATTAGGCCAGGCCTCTGATTCACATGTACCATCTGAAGTGGGAATGACTGCCAGATGTTTGCAGGCGCAACACAGACAACCCTTAGCAGTTCCCCCTGACCTTAACGTCCGAGTGCAGGCGTCAGCCTCGCCCAGTTCTAGTTTACAGATTGGTTCACCGCAGCAGCCAGACCTGGCCTTACAGCTTTGA
- the LOC113748747 gene encoding Fanconi anemia group J protein homolog, which yields MKETKCSPPTPLTSQPINPNPNSCKSTKNVIHIGGIQVEFPYQPYGTQLAFMNRVISTLDRARRDGRCHALLESPTGTGKSLSLLCSSLAWQQNFKSRNLQAANLSCSDSKPNPEAINDPINFGGGFVPETQPLSETGGSAAVNGKNKKKQSVPTIFYASRTHSQIRQVIQEYRKTTYRVPMAVLASRRHYCTNMNLRGTANIDEQCKLLLKDTEIGCSEFKNVHKVKGHPSLQKGGCHEVHDIEDLVKVGEIVKGCSYFAARSIAEDAELVFCPYNYIICPIIRKAMEVDIEGAIIILDEAHNIEDIARDAGSIDVEEDVLLQLQTELQQLRLTDPMTYQPLLEMIQDILNWIDRRKSTLEKREFQHYFSCWTGDKALMELEDANVTQKCFPILKECATKAIKAASDAEPELACLSGISATVLEGLFSSFTFFFSGNGLHVNDYLLALQRYVKRDGVNSAGGWTHSLNLWCLNPSVVFKGIADVSLSVILTSGTLSPMNSFSSELGIQFATCLEAPHVIETETQIWAGVISRGPQDYPLNASYRTADTYAFQDAVGMSLEEICKIAPGGCLVFFPSYKLMEKLCSRWQETGQWSKLNAQKSLFVEPRGGSQDGLEPVLEGYYNSIHQKSKPLTGRKRRCKKLDVTNGERTESSQTANGGAAFLAVCRGKISEGIDFSDDYARVVVIVGIPFPNIHDIQVAQKKKFNDMYRLSKNLLSGNEWYCNQAFRALNQATGRCIRHRYDYGAIILLDERLCEERNRAHISKWFRKSIRQYDNFERSMEELKSFFRDAKDRVGKVVKSPQSSDLRVEDTLMVKNKVISTKKSQSERPFKRSEQKISGHSLASENSSSLYPSVSYGINHKFSQKIPDVEGLLSTDGRDIAGCREYIDLECDTQKHCRLSMSASTMLSPVDPDITIVRETPGVIGIDAIATSEVISINEDSSLTAVPLSSEIPDNFSRSPVSLVNSSLAFKSTCLLATPERTNNDRLNVRVPEMESPYNLSANSFSLKRRKSMCSSSDRIQKVEFGSPVSRTPDSVSFMVSSITKVDPEKRNGIDSQMLNLNKENGRFFQPSSFNDTGTSCAPDPTVVKRLQIFCSVCKNPLGLPENNLCVASTLTSCSKIYLRSLLREKLESSDVCSSSIPVLVTDKSSVDQQFFERNNEAAPAGPVEGIWCKADGCVFSTIFCPFCLDSTTCLGVQVMATDASNVCLQNKVLLFSDLLEIKSPTASITKELSSSNGSCTSKRAGLNSIEKYAYIPEQKNSGGWRTTKSKMQLPKRGLLSTPES from the exons ATGAAGGAGACCAAGTGTTCACCTCCAACCCCACTCACATCCCAGCCAATAAACCCTAACCCTAATTCCTGTAAAAGCACCAAAAATGTGATCCACATTGGGGGGATTCAAGTGGAATTCCCTTACCAGCCATACGGTACCCAACTGGCCTTCATGAATCGCGTCATTTCCACGCTCGATCGCGCTCGACGGGACGGTCGCTGTCACGCTCTTCTCGAGTCACCCACCGGTACCGGAAAATCGCTCTCCCTTCTTTGCTCCTCTCTCGCTTGGCAGCAGAATTTCAAGTCCAGAAATCTTCAAGCCGCCAATCTTTCCTGCTCTGATTCCAAGCCCAACCCGGAAGCCATCAACGATCCTATTAACTTCGGTGGCGGATTTGTCCCCGAAACCCAGCCTTTATCTG AAACTGGAGGCTCAGCAGCTGTAAATGGCAAGAATAAGAAGAAACAATCGGTGCCCACCATATTTTACGCTTC GCGGACGCATTCACAAATACGTCAAGTGATCCAGGAGTACAGGAAAACTACTTACCGTGTCCCCATGGCAGTTTTG GCATCAAGGAGACATTACTGCACAAACATGAATCTACGTGGAACTGCTAATATTGACGAGCAGTG TAAGTTGCTGTTGAAGGATACAGAAATTGGCTGCTCAGAATTCAA GAATGTGCATAAGGTCAAAGGTCATCCGTCTCTCCAGAAAGGAGGTTGCCATGAGGTCCATGATATTGAAGACCTTGTTAAAGTTGGAGAAATTGTGAAAG GTTGTTCATATTTTGCAGCACGGTCAATTGCAGAAGATGCAGAATTAGTATTTTGCCCTTACAACTATATCATTTGTCCAATTATTAGGAAAGCAATGGAAGTCGACATTGAGGGGGCCATTATCATTCTCGATGAAGCTCA TAATATAGAGGACATTGCTCGTGATGCTGGCAGCATTGATGTTGAAGAAGATGTTTTGCTCC AGTTACAGACGGAACTGCAACAACTCAGGCTCACTGATCCTATGACATATCAGCCTTTGCTGGAAATGATTCAG gACATCTTGAATTGGATTGATCGGAGGAAAAGTACTTTAGAGAAGCGTGAATTTCAgcattatttttcttg TTGGACTGGTGATAAGGCTTTAATGGAGCTGGAGGATGCTAATGTAACACAAAAGTGCTTCCCGATACTAAAGGAATGTGCAACCAAG GCAATTAAAGCTGCTTCTGATGCTGAGCCTGAATTAGCTTGTTTAAGTGGCATATCAGCAACAGTGTTGGAAG GATTGTTCTCTTCATTTACTTTCTTCTTTTCTGGAAATGGGCTTCACGTAAATGATTATCTCCTTGCATTACAAAGATATGTCAAAAGAGATGGTG TCAATTCTGCTGGTGGTTGGACACATTCTTTGAATTTGTGGTGCTTGAATCCATCTGTAGTCTTCAAAGGCATTGCTGATGTGTCTCTGTCAGTGATTTTAACATCAGG GACTCTATCACCTATGAACTCCTTTTCATCTGAACTTGGTATTCAATTTGCAACTTGCTTGGAAGCTCCACATGTCATAGAGACTGAGACACAA ATATGGGCAGGTGTAATTTCTAGGGGTCCACAAGATTATCCACTAAATGCAAGCTACAGGACAGCAGACACATATGCTTTCCAG GATGCGGTTGGCATGTCCTTAGAAGAAATATGCAAGATTGCTCCGGGTGGTTGTCTTGTATTCTTCCCTAGCTATAAGCTGATGGAAAAATTATGCAGTCGCTGGCAAGAAACTGGTCAATGGTCTAAATTAAATGCACAGAAATCTCTCTTTGTTG AGCCAAGAGGGGGAAGTCAGGATGGCCTTGAACCAGTTTTGGAGGGCTATTATAATTCCATTCATCAGAAAAGTAAACCTTTGACTGGAAGAAAGAGAAGATGTAAGAAGTTGGATGTTACTAATGGCGAGAGAACAGAATCATCACAGACTGCTAATGGAGGAGCTGCTTTTCTTGCTGTTTGTCGGGGAAAG ATATCTGAAGGCATTGACTTCTCTGATGACTATGCTCGAGTGGTT GTAATTGTTGGCATTCCCTTCCCAAACAT CCATGACATTCAAGTTGcccaaaagaagaaattcaaCGATATGTATAGGTTGTCCAAAAACCTCCTGAGTGGGAATGAGTGGTACTGTAATCAAGCTTTCCGAGCCCTCAACCAGGCTACAG GACGTTGCATAAGACACAGATATGACTATGGAGCTATCATCTTATTAG ATGAGCGCCTGTGTGAAGAAAGGAACAGAGCACACATTTCAAAGTGGTTTAGGAAATCCATTAGACAGTATGATAACTTTGAAAGATCCATGGAGGagttaaaatcatttttcagaGATGCCAAG GATCGTGTTGGGAAGGTAGTTAAGTCTCCACAAAGTTCTGACCTTCGGGTTGAAGATACTCTCATGGTTAAGAACAAGGTGATTTCTACGAAAAAGTCTCAGAGTGAAAGGCCATTCAAGAGATCTGAGCAGAAAATATCTGGTCATTCCTTGGCATCTGAAAATTCTTCTTCCTTGTACCCATCTGTAAGCTATGGCATAAATCACAAATTTAGCCAAAAGATTCCTGATGTGGAAGGATTGCTATCAACGGATGGGAGAGATATTGCTGGCTGCAGAGAGTACATTGACCTGGAGTGTGACACTCAGAAACACTGCAG GTTGTCCATGAGTGCATCAACAATGCTATCACCTGTTGATCCTGATATAACAATTGTTAGGGAAACTCCTGGTGTAATTGGCATTGACGCTATAGCAACTTCTGAAGTCATTTCGATAAATGAAGACTCCAGTTTGACAGCTGTCCCACTGTCCAGTGAGATTCCAGATAATTTTTCCCGCAGTCCTGTATCTTTAGTGAATTCAAGTCTGGCTTTTAAATCCACTTGTTTGCTGGCAACTCCTGAAAGAACTAATAATGACAGACTGAATGTACGAGTACCAGAGATGGAGTCACCTTACAATTTGAGTGCCAATTCATTTTCCCTTAAAAGGAGAAAATCCATGTGTTCATCATCTGACCGTATACAGAAAGTAGAATTTGGCTCTCCCGTTTCTAGAACTCCTGATTCTGTCAGTTTCATGGTGAGCTCAATAACAAAAGTAGATCCagaaaaaagaaatggaatTGATTCTCAGATGCTCAATTTGAACAAGGAAAATGGCAGATTTTTTCAGCCATCATCATTTAATGATACTGGAACATCATGTGCTCCTGATCCCACAGTGGTCAAGAGACTGCAAATCTTTTGTTCAGTGTGCAAAAATCCTTTGGGACTTCCTGAAAATAATCTGTGTGTTGCGTCCACTCTAACATCCTGTTCCAAAATTTACTTGAGATCTCTTCTGAGGGAGAAGTTGGAGAGTTCAGATGTATGTTCCTCAAGTATACCAGTTCTGGTAACTGATAAGTCATCAGTTGATCAGCAGTTCTTTGAGAGAAACAATGAAGCTGCTCCAGCAGGACCAGTAGAGGGTATTTGGTGCAAAGCAGATGGTTGTGTATTTAGTACAATTTTCTGCCCATTCTGTTTGGATAGCACCACTTGTCTTGGCGTACAAGTCATGGCCACGGATGCATCCAATGTGTGTTTACAAAATAAG GTATTGTTGTTTTCTGACCTTCTAGAGATTAAAAGTCCTACCGCATCAATAACGAAG GAATTATCTTCATCTAATGGCTCATGCACCAGTAAGAGAGCTGGGTTGAATTCCATTGAGAAATACGCTTACATCCCAGAACAAAAGAATTCGGGAGGCTGGAGGACTACAAAATCAAAG ATGCAACTGCCAAAGAGGGGTCTGCTGTCCACTCCAGAAAGCTAA